In Candidatus Defluviilinea gracilis, the genomic window AATTTCCTTCGCGCGCAAATAATCGAGGACGAACTGAATGAGCGGAATATTTTGCACCGCGCGGATTTCGAACACGGTCGCAATCGCAGGGATGATGTACGCGGCGTCGCTTATGGGCGCGAGTTCCACCAGCCACACGCCATGTTTGAACTTAGCGAGTCCCTCCGCGCCGATCTGAATGGACAAGCGCGTTTTACCTGTTCCGCCTGGTCCGATCAGCGTCAGCAATTTTGCCGATGCGAGTTTATCGCACGCCTCTTTCAATTCGCGCTCGCGCCCAATGAACGAGGTGAGTTGTTGCGGCAAATTATTTGTCGCCGATGGAATTGAGTTGAGCGGGGGAAACTTTTCTTGCAGATTCGGCGCGATGATCTGATAAATTTTCTCCGCCTGCACGACTCCTTTGAGATAATGCTCGCCTAAATCAAGCAACGAAACGCCCGCTGACAAATGTTCTCGCGCCACTTGCGCGACCACATCCGAAATCAATATCTGCCCGCCATGCCCCGCCGACATGATGCGAGCCGCGCGGTTCAACGTTTGCCCGAAGTAATCGCCCTCGCGCAATTCGGCTTCGCCTGTGTGGAGTCCCATGCGGGATTTTAAAGAGAGACTAGAGACTGGAGACTCATCGTGAGATTGGTTATTAGTAATTGGTAATTGAGAGCTGAGAATTAGAGAATTGAGTTGGTGCTGTGACGTGATCGCCGCGTTGATCGCGTCAATGGCTGTCGAGAAGACCGCGTGGATTCCATCGCCTGTGGTTTTGACGATCTGTCCGCGATTCGATTCGACGGCTTCCTTCAGAATCGCATCATGCTTCGCCAACGCAGACTTCATCGCTTCGGGAAATTTCTCCCAAAGTTTGGTCGAGCCTTCGATGTCGGTGAAGAGGAAGGTGACGGTTCCAGATGGTAACGCGCTCATGTCTTGATTTTCCTCGTCAGCATTCTACTTTTTCTTCGGCAAAAGATCGAACGGCGGACGTTGATTCATTTTGACAAGACTTGCCCGCGACTCGTTCGCGTGGATTACAGTTACTGAACCCGTATCGCAACTCAACCGTTGAAAATGATCGAGCGGCATCCCCAGAAAATGCGCCACTGTGAGTTTGATGGGGTCGGCGTGAAAAACGACCGCGACGATATCTTTTGGGTTCTTGTGCTTGCCGATTATTTTTTCCAGCGCGGCGGCGCAGCGAGTCTGTGTTTCGATAAATGACTCGCCATTTGGAAATCTGAATCTCGACGGCGCGTTCTGCACGATCTTCCACACTTTTGTCAGCCCCAGCACACGCCACGAGCGTCCCTGCCAATCGCCGATGTCATTATCCATCAAATCGGGCTGTTGGATGATCTTCAACTTGTGCGATTCAGCGATGGGTTGCGCGGTTTCCATCGCCCTCTCCAGCGGACTCGCATACACGGCTTTCAGCGGCACATCCTTCAACGCGTCCGCCAACGCCTGAGCCTGCTTCTGTCCCTTTTCGTTGAGATGCACGCCGGGCAGTCGCCCTGCCATTTTGTGGGTTTTGGTGTAGTCGTTTTCGCCGTGACGGATGAGTAATAGGGTTGGCATGTTGAAAAGTTGAAAGTCGCAGGTTTGATGTTGAAGGATTTGACTTGCGACCTTCAACCTGCAACCTGTGATCTAACGAATCTTCCGCTTCATTTCGACGATCTGCTCCTCGCTCATGGCAGGGATGTTCTCCACTGTTGTGATGCCCAACGCTTTTCTCTGCGCGTCGCGCCACATTTCAAGTCTTGCGGTCACTTGCGCTTCGTAACCTTCTTGTGACGGGGAATAAAAATACGTTCCCAGCAATCTCTTCGGCAAATATTGTTGCGGCGTGAAGTGACCTTCATGTTCGTGCGGATAGACGTAATCTTTGCCGTGTCCCAGCGCAGCGGCATCGCGGTTGCTATCCATGAGGTGACGCGGCACGGAGACTTGTCCCTCGTCTTCGATCTTTTTCATCGCGGAGAAATATGCACCAGCGCTGTTTGATTTCGGCGCGGTGGCGAGGTACAACGTCGCTTCGACGATGGGATAGATTCCTTCGGGCAGCCCGATGAAGTCAAAGGCTTGGGCGGCGGAGGAGGCGACGACAAGTCCCATGGGGTCAGCCAAGCCGATGTCTTCGCCTGCGAGAATGATCAAGCGTCGGATGATGAATTTTGGGTCTTCGCCCGCGTAGATCATTTTGGCGAGCCAATACAACGCGGCGTCAGGGTCGCTTCCGCGCACCGATTTGATGAACGCGGAGATCGTGTCGTAGTGCGCATCGCCATCTTTATCATACAAGACCGCGCGCCGTTGAATGGACTCTTGCGCCACGTCCAACGTGATGTGAATAACCCCGTCTTTGTTTGCTTCGGTAGATTCAACCGCGAGTTCGATAGCGTTCAACGCGTTGCGCGCGTCGCCGCTGGCGGTTTCGATGAGGTGATTGCGGGCGTCGCTATCAAGCGTAACAACTGTATTTCCATAGCCGCGTTCTTTATCGGTCAATGCGCGGTCAATGAGGATGCCTGTCTCTTCTTGATTCAAATTTCGCAATTGGAACACGCGCGAGCGCGAGATCAATGCCTTGTTGACTTCAAAGTATGGATTCTCCGTCGTTGCGCCGATGAGGGTCACGACTCCCGCCTCGACGTGAGGGAGGAGCGCGTCTTGTTGGGCTTTGTTCCAGCGGTGGACTTCATCCACGAAGAGGATCGTCCGTTCGTTGTGCAGGCGGCGGCGTTCGATGGCTTCGTCTATGATGACTCGCAAATCCGCTTTGCCCGCGAGGATGGCGGAGATCGTTACAAAATAACTTTTGGTTGTGTTGGCGATCACTTGCGCGAGCGTGGTCTTGCCCGTGCCTGGCGGTCCCCACAAAATAATGGACGAGAATAACTTGTCCGTTTTGATGGCGCGCCAAAGGAGTTTCCCTTCGCCGACGATATGTTCCTGCCCGATGTATTCATCGAGCGTGCGTGGACGCATCCGCGCGGCGAGGGGCGCTTCACTTTTCATCCGTTCTTGCATGGCGTGGTCGAAGAGGTCGGGCATGAGAGGGATTATAAGGGAGAAAAGAGGGGCTGTCTAAAAAGGGGAGGACAGCCCCTCCTCAGTTGGGGAAAAGTTTAATACAATAGGGAGATGAACAACCGAAACCTCACCTTCAAGCCGTACGCAATGGAGCAGTTGAGTCTGCTGCCGCCGAGTTTGGAAGAATTGATCCCTGAAAAACATCTGGTACGGGTGGTCAATCGCGTCGTGGATGAGCTGGACATCGAGCCGCTTTTAGCAAAATACAAAGGGGGCGGGACGAGCAGTTATCATCCGCGCATGATGTTGAAGGTGATTGTGTATGCCTACACCCAGAAGATCTATTCGTCGCGGAAGATCGAAAAAGCGCTGTGGGAGAATATTGGCTTCATGTGGATCAGCGGGGGCAACCGGCCGGACTTTCACACGATCAACAACTTTCGGAGCGACACGTTGAAGGAAGCGGTGCGGAAAGTGTTCGCTTCGATGATGGAGCTTCTGGTGGAAGAGGGCTACGTGAAGATGGAGAATTACTTTGTGGATGGGAGCAAGCTGGGCGCCAACTCCAACCCGCACAAAGTGGTGTGGGCGAAGAAGACGCAGAAATACAAGGAGAAACTACAACAGCAAATTCAGGCGTTGCTGGATGAAATCGAGCAGGTGAACGAACGCGAGAATGCAGTATACGGGGAGGAAAACCTGGGAGAACTGGGCGAGCAAAGCGAGTTGACGGCCGAGAAGGTGAAGCGGAAAGCGGCGGAGATCAACGCCCAGTTGAAGGAAAAGCCGCTGACGCCGGAACAGAAAAAGGCAATGAAGAAATTGGAGCAGGAGGATGTGCCGCGTTTGGAGAAGTACGAAGAGCAAGAACGCATTCTGGCGGGACGCAACAGCTATTCGAAAACCGACCCGCAGGCCAGCAGTCTGCGCATGAAGGAAGACCGGGCGGCGCGCAAGCCGCTGGCGCGCCCGGCTTATAACGTGCAAATAGGAACCGAAGGACAGTTTGTGGTGGGCTATAGCCCACCAACAAGCCGACGATACCAGTTGCTTCATTCCCCATATGCAACAACAGCAGTTTCCGCAGGGCAAACAATTCAAAAACGTGTCTGGCGACGCAGGCTACGGCAGCGAAGAAAACTATGCCTATTTGGAAAAGCACGGCATGGGGAACTACCTCAAATACAACACCTTCCACCAGGAGCAACACCCGCCGCGCAAACCCGAACTGCTTGAGAAGATGCGCTTCAAGTCAACCTGCTTTCCCTACGATCAGGACAAGGATCAGTTCGTGTGTCCCGCCCACCATCGCATGGTCTATATCGAAACCAAACCCTACCAATCCAAAAACGGCTTCTTATCTGAACGGCGGGTTTATGAATGTTTGGAGTGTGCCGCCTGCCCTCTCAAACCCAAATGCACCAAAGCCAAAGGCAATCGCCAAATGCAAGTCGGATTT contains:
- a CDS encoding histidine phosphatase family protein, which translates into the protein MPTLLLIRHGENDYTKTHKMAGRLPGVHLNEKGQKQAQALADALKDVPLKAVYASPLERAMETAQPIAESHKLKIIQQPDLMDNDIGDWQGRSWRVLGLTKVWKIVQNAPSRFRFPNGESFIETQTRCAAALEKIIGKHKNPKDIVAVVFHADPIKLTVAHFLGMPLDHFQRLSCDTGSVTVIHANESRASLVKMNQRPPFDLLPKKK
- a CDS encoding AAA family ATPase → MPDLFDHAMQERMKSEAPLAARMRPRTLDEYIGQEHIVGEGKLLWRAIKTDKLFSSIILWGPPGTGKTTLAQVIANTTKSYFVTISAILAGKADLRVIIDEAIERRRLHNERTILFVDEVHRWNKAQQDALLPHVEAGVVTLIGATTENPYFEVNKALISRSRVFQLRNLNQEETGILIDRALTDKERGYGNTVVTLDSDARNHLIETASGDARNALNAIELAVESTEANKDGVIHITLDVAQESIQRRAVLYDKDGDAHYDTISAFIKSVRGSDPDAALYWLAKMIYAGEDPKFIIRRLIILAGEDIGLADPMGLVVASSAAQAFDFIGLPEGIYPIVEATLYLATAPKSNSAGAYFSAMKKIEDEGQVSVPRHLMDSNRDAAALGHGKDYVYPHEHEGHFTPQQYLPKRLLGTYFYSPSQEGYEAQVTARLEMWRDAQRKALGITTVENIPAMSEEQIVEMKRKIR
- a CDS encoding transposase gives rise to the protein MNNRNLTFKPYAMEQLSLLPPSLEELIPEKHLVRVVNRVVDELDIEPLLAKYKGGGTSSYHPRMMLKVIVYAYTQKIYSSRKIEKALWENIGFMWISGGNRPDFHTINNFRSDTLKEAVRKVFASMMELLVEEGYVKMENYFVDGSKLGANSNPHKVVWAKKTQKYKEKLQQQIQALLDEIEQVNERENAVYGEENLGELGEQSELTAEKVKRKAAEINAQLKEKPLTPEQKKAMKKLEQEDVPRLEKYEEQERILAGRNSYSKTDPQASSLRMKEDRAARKPLARPAYNVQIGTEGQFVVGYSPPTSRRYQLLHSPYATTAVSAGQTIQKRVWRRRLRQRRKLCLFGKARHGELPQIQHLPPGATPAAQTRTA
- a CDS encoding transposase is translated as MGNYLKYNTFHQEQHPPRKPELLEKMRFKSTCFPYDQDKDQFVCPAHHRMVYIETKPYQSKNGFLSERRVYECLECAACPLKPKCTKAKGNRQMQVGFELRRYRQQAKDNLLSEQGMALRKLRSIEPETVFGDVKQNMGFRRFMLRGLKKVDVEWGLVCMAHNLRKLAIQ